One genomic window of Cystobacter ferrugineus includes the following:
- the apaG gene encoding Co2+/Mg2+ efflux protein ApaG, with the protein MSSVTTEGIRVSVKPSYWPERSSPDSHQYAFMYTVEITNTGQEPAQLRSRHWVITDASGKVEEVRGEGVVGKQPRLNPGESFEYTSWAQLRTPFGSMRGSYTLVRPDGRQFEARIGEFALTLPHSLH; encoded by the coding sequence ATGTCCTCCGTCACCACCGAAGGCATCCGCGTCTCCGTCAAGCCCTCCTACTGGCCGGAGCGCAGCTCTCCGGACTCCCACCAGTACGCCTTCATGTACACGGTGGAAATCACCAACACCGGCCAGGAGCCGGCCCAGCTTCGCAGCCGCCACTGGGTCATCACCGATGCCAGCGGCAAGGTGGAGGAGGTGCGGGGCGAGGGCGTCGTGGGCAAGCAGCCCCGGCTCAATCCCGGCGAGAGCTTCGAGTACACGAGCTGGGCGCAACTGCGCACGCCCTTCGGCTCCATGCGGGGCTCCTACACCCTGGTGCGTCCCGATGGCCGCCAGTTCGAGGCGCGCATCGGTGAGTTCGCCCTCACCCTGCCCCACTCGCTGCACTGA